TGCAATGAGGCGGGGCTGTTCAATTATCGTAGAACACTACACGATATCGCAAGTTTTGATAGCTCGAATGACAGCGTCTGTGATCCGAAGTGTTATTTCGTTTTGTTGCAGCATCAAAGACTTAtttattttacataaaaatttaaaaaaaatgacggATCACATTTGACTTGTAAAACGGTCTTAGCATAAGCCATCtcataaatcaaattatttttcataactCTGTTGCACTTTTAATACCCCACCAAATGGAACAAAACGAAATGACGATGACGATAGAATATTGAAATATCATCTTAACGATCGGCATGCAAAATATTATTGCCAATCAATTTTAAATGCAGCGACTTTTAAAACGGTCGATTATTTAAATTTACATCGGATGGGGGTCAAAGACCAATAGTTCACGTCATGTCAGTAGGTTGGAAATCGAACTTGATTTTCAAGCAAAATCCGGTGGATTTTAGTGTCTCATTTCGCGATCCCCATTGGGTAGTTGATATGTCTAATAAGTAATATGTTTGCAAATGGAACTAAGCATGAAatgtttcgattttttattctttcaacCGCGCATAAGTTGTTTCAAAACTGACCGCTCGATTATGGAATCGTCGGCAAACGATGTTCATGAATATGCAATGATCTACCGAAATTCGACTACTCCCAAACCCGAAGTGACTGAATTAATTTGGGACGCGGATTAGAACCGGTTCGATTGACTTTTATAacatttcttttcgttttctatCTCCGCTTCGCTACGAATATGGGAACTCATACAGGTGGCTGGCGAATGCTGCTCGGCAACAACAATCCCCACTGGGACCTACGGGAGAATTTGCAGAAGGTACAGCCCAAGTACGGGGCGACTCCATTTTTCAAACTGGGAATCGACAGTCGCAATGCGCCACCCTACGATTACATCATCACCGTGAGCGAAGGTGAACTGGGCCTTCCCAGCAAGGACTTCTATACTCTGGAGGAACGACATCCGGTAGGTTGCTTGATTTAAGCCGCTCTGTCGTTTTGTTCTAATGCTTGTTTCTTTCCGTAGATCATCCAAGCATACCACACCTACCTGCGTGACATTCTAGCCATTCTGGTGGAATCATCTACCATCAAATCGAAAGACTACGCTAAGATGATCTTCAACTACGAACGTCGGATCGCCCTGGATGTGATGAGCGTGCTTCGAGAACCGAGTGGAAATGGATCGATACCGCAGATTCGAACCATGCAGCAACTGGCGGATGAAGCTCCTTCGGTAGGCTATTTTCTACTGCCCCGACATTCAAAAGTAGTATTAAATAATCTTTGCTTTGCAGTTACCAATCCTCCAGACGGCCCAGGCCATGTTCAAAAAGAAAATTACCGAAAACACTCAGGTTCTGGTAAACAGTCCGATTGTGCTGAAAATGATCTCCCAAATTATCACCACCACCGACAAAGAAATTCTGAACAACTTCGTGATGTGGTCGGTCATAAGGCATTTTGTGCCGTATTTGTCCCGTGACTTCCGTCTGTCGATGCAACAGTTCGAGAAAGTCCTGTACGGGGTACAATCGAAACAACCGATCTGGTATTTCTGTACCAAAGTGGTACAGCAGTGGATGCCGTACGGATTGGAGGTACTCCGCGAGAATCCGGGCTTGATAGTGCACGATCGAAGCGAGCGGGAATACGTGGAACATCAACCGGTGGTGGATCCGTACCGCAGTTCACAGCTCGTGAACGATGATCAAATTCGTTACGACGACGAGCTGGTAAAGATGATATTCTACCACATCCGAGACGAGTACAAATCGGCCATCATCAACGCGAACTGGGTAAACGAGAAACTAACGAAATTCATCACCGACAAGCTGTCGATGATGCGTGTTCAAATTGGAATTCCCGGCGAGCTACTGAAAAGCAAAAAGCTAATCAATGAATTCTACAACGAGCTGGTACTGGATGAAATGATGTTCGTCGATAATGCGATCAGTCAGTGGGGctttgtgaagttaatgatggaTCGAATGCTTGATAATCGAACGGAAAATGAAAGGTTCGTTGTTGTTGATGGGAATACTCTTCAACCGTTTTACACTTAATACAATTCCTTTGCAGAATCGCCTCGGAACTCTATCCGCCAATCTCCTTCGGATCACGTTGGACACCGGTAGCTCACCTGAAGTATTCTATTGGGCTCAATATGATTATAATTTCGCGGGAGAAGACCCGAGAACCGTACTTCCACTACAAATATCCCATGTGAGATTTCCCCTTTATCGTTATTAACTCTACTAGCGAATCATAGAATTTATTTCTCCTATTTTCCAGATCACTAAACTTTGCCCGATTGGGAGCGGACATTTCCTTGGTTATTCACGACACCATCAACACGCTGACGGAGCAATTCCGGAATACCGAGACCAATCAACCAAAGCACATTTTGGACAACGTCTTCGACGACGAAGCCCAACAGTGTATGACCAAGTAAGTCGGGGTTTTGTCCTCGTTCGCGTTCTCCGTCGATTAACgatgattatttttttcttcttcccagAATCCTACCACATTCATTCCACCCGACACGGATCTCCAACGCGAGCAAGTTGCATCTCTATCTGGAACTATCCGCCGGTAGCATGTTACGACAAGCGTTCGGCACTCTGCTCGCGAAGATCGATCGTAACGAGCGAATATTCGAAAGTGAAATATCGGAAAAGACCACCTACGATGTACTCGGTTTGAGACAGTGGCGTCGCCAGGCCGGTCTACGGCGGTACGACCAGCAGCAACTGTTCTCGCTAGCCTATCTGCAGAAGCACTGTGCGGTGCCGGATAGCGGAGCGATACGACTAACCAAACTGCTGGTCAACAATGACATTCCCGAGACAGAGAAGTGAGCAttggttcagtttttgtttgaGCTACTATAAACCAAATGCCATTCATTCGTTTTTTCCAGATTCCATCTACTGTGGAACCAGGTACCATCGCTGGCAGCTACACTGGATTGTAGCAGCAGTAGTAGTGGTAGTGGCCGACTTAGCCGCAGTAATTCCGACGGTGGCAATCAAAACAGCCACTGTAACCGTATTCTTTGATTAGTCCAACGTCCACCGGGTGGGGTTCCGTCGAACGACAAAGATGAATCGACTGCCCGGATGCAGCGCACCAAGGGAAAACGCAAAAAGCCTAAACCCACCTACTCCTACTACGATCCGGCCTTCACGTATCCTTACTATATCGGTGGAACGGCAACCGCCGCCCAGTATCCGCAGTTTCCGGTGCATTCTCATAGCACCGGAACCGCATCCCATGGAGGCGGAAGTGCGCGGAACACTGCCGAAGGAGGAGCCGGCGGTGATGTCATTTATCCTAGGATTGATGTTAATAGTATATTTTTCTAAGAAGTTTGAACGAGATGCGATTGGTAACAGAGAGAAAGACACGACGCTGACGTTGAGATGCGCCGCTGAAAAAAAATGAGAGGTAACTTTTTGTTTTAACGCAATCTTTCTTTATCGACGattttctttccccaaccattATTACGATATCAAACGCACAGAACAGAAAAGGATGTGAAAGCGCCATCCGATTAGCGAACTTAATTCAAACGCCATTAACGGAGAAAAACAAATCTAaggaagatgtttttttttaatttcctatCGACCACCTGATGTAGTTAGACGGTAAATGCTTATGTTTTCGAATCGAAAAACAAATCTACTTATGAAAAGGACGACACAAAAGTTTCTGTGAACAATCATAGGTTTAAGAGTTAGGATCCGAAAAGTGATCCGACATGTTTAGGAGAGTAACAATCTGGAGGCCGACACTGTATGTGATTTTAGTTCACTACGAA
This genomic window from Malaya genurostris strain Urasoe2022 chromosome 1, Malgen_1.1, whole genome shotgun sequence contains:
- the LOC131426278 gene encoding protein gone early encodes the protein MAENAAKSGAIGRGVELGPDVGGGGGDPPRRNMNGNRSSGRFGSDAKKNHKKSVDSTLAGEEEEAKLLQQMQQQKQQQQQKKIPQVVKGLGVTDIRGDGEGGELDGALPDGENGDLRGPTGVSVIDMTDSESQSCKPIGGKRKNFFKAAYNRLLTTYEVSRKSERPFVSLIVLTLLLLLAIILLVIFWPRLPEYLTKEVCLEAECLEASKQILSWAKPEANTCRSPYEWACGRFEEKYNSHSFYGVNRGEWNFDASQDYEDTSAAYEFISKLPTVAMSFSAQSMIKKLHSRCTDVETVSTTEAMTSLKRALMHLGGWRMLLGNNNPHWDLRENLQKVQPKYGATPFFKLGIDSRNAPPYDYIITVSEGELGLPSKDFYTLEERHPIIQAYHTYLRDILAILVESSTIKSKDYAKMIFNYERRIALDVMSVLREPSGNGSIPQIRTMQQLADEAPSLPILQTAQAMFKKKITENTQVLVNSPIVLKMISQIITTTDKEILNNFVMWSVIRHFVPYLSRDFRLSMQQFEKVLYGVQSKQPIWYFCTKVVQQWMPYGLEVLRENPGLIVHDRSEREYVEHQPVVDPYRSSQLVNDDQIRYDDELVKMIFYHIRDEYKSAIINANWVNEKLTKFITDKLSMMRVQIGIPGELLKSKKLINEFYNELVLDEMMFVDNAISQWGFVKLMMDRMLDNRTENERIASELYPPISFGSRWTPVAHLKYSIGLNMIIISREKTREPYFHYKYPISLNFARLGADISLVIHDTINTLTEQFRNTETNQPKHILDNVFDDEAQQCMTKILPHSFHPTRISNASKLHLYLELSAGSMLRQAFGTLLAKIDRNERIFESEISEKTTYDVLGLRQWRRQAGLRRYDQQQLFSLAYLQKHCAVPDSGAIRLTKLLVNNDIPETEKFHLLWNQVPSLAATLDCSSSSSGSGRLSRSNSDGGNQNSHCNRIL